A segment of the Butyrivibrio fibrisolvens genome:
AGAACCTGGAGAAGGCTCTGGATCGCACTTGCAGAAACAGAGAAGGAACTGGGACTTGGTATTACTCAGGAACAGATAGATGAGATGAAAGAGCATGTGGATGACATCAATTATGATGTTGCCAAGGCTCGTGAGAAAGAAGTTCGTCATGATGTTATGAGCCATGTATATGCTTTTGGTGTTCAGTGCCCTAAGGCTAAACCTATAATCCACCTTGGCGCTACATCATGCTACGTTGGTGACAACACTGACATTATCATAATGACAGAAGGCTTAAAGCTTGTTCGTAAGAAGCTTGTTAATGTGATTGCAGAACTGTCTAAGTTCGCTGATGAATATAAGAGCCTTCCTACACTTGGATTCACACATTTCCAGCCTGCACAGCCTACTACAGTAGGTAAGAGAGCTTGTCTGTGGCTTCAGGACTTTACATATGATCTTGAAGATCTTGATTATGTTCTCGATAATATGAGACTCCTTGGATGCAAAGGTACTACAGGTACACAGGCATCTTTCCTCGAACTTTTTGAAGGAGACCTTTCTAAAGTTGATAAGCTTGATCCCATGATCGCTGAGAAGATGGGATTTGATAAGTGGGTATCAGTTTCAGGTCAGACCTATACACGTAAGATTGATGTCAAGGTTGTGAATGTCCTTGCAGGTATCGCTGAGTCTGCTACTAAGATGGCACAGGATATAAGACTTCTTCAGCATCTTAAGGAAGTAGAAGAGCCTTTCGAGAAGAGCCAGATCGGATCATCAGCTATGGCTTACAAGCGCAATCCTATGAGATCAGAGCGTATCTGCTCTCTTGCAAGATATGTCATGGTAGATACTCTTAACCCTGCAATCACAGAGGTATCTCAGTGGTTCGAGCGTACACTTGACGATTCTGCCAATAAGAGACTTTCAGTTCCTGAAGGATTCCTTGCAACAGACGGTATCCTGGATCTGTGTCTCAACGTTGTAGACGGCCTTGTGGTATATCCTAAGGTTATTGAGAAGCGCCTTATGTCTGAGCTTCCATTCATGGCTACTGAGAATATCATGATGGATGCTGTTAAGGCAGGTGGAGACCGCCAGGAGCTTCATGAGAGGATCAGAGAGCTTTCTATGGAAGCCGGCAAGAATGTCAAAGTTGAAGGTAAGGACAATAACCTCCTTGAACTTATCGCTGCCGATCCTGCATTCCATATGTCACTTGAGGATCTTCAGAAATCCATGGATCCTTCCAAGTACGTGGGCTGCAGCGCTCATCAGGTTGAGAAGTTCCTTGCAGAGGTAGTTACACCTATCCTTGACGCCAACAAAGAAGAACTCGGCCTCACGGCAGAAATCAACGTTTGATGGCGTGAAGCTTCCGGAGGTACATATAGGCCTCGCGGAAAAATGATATTATTGCTATTACCAATTTTAAATATAATATTTAATAGATAAAGCTTACCGCTTGGACGGATTGGTATCTCTCCAAAAAAGTGGTAAGCTTTGGTTTTTAGTTTTGCCTTTGCCGGCAAAGAAGGTCAGCGTTTCACTAGATAGTGAAATGGCTGGCCTTTTTTTGCTTTAAATTGAAATGCATGAATAAAATAGTTACAGTTTTTGCTAAAGTAATTTGGTGATAATTGATAAAGATGTAAAAATAGAGTGATTTTTAGAGCAAACTCATGAAAATTGGCTTGCCAAAAACGGTTTGGGCAAATATAATTTAGAAAATGGTAAAGTAATTTATACGACACAAAAGCTTTGAGACCAAAAGTACAATTCGCTTAGACGATGCAGTATCACCAAAGACATTACAGGGACGGGCAGTATATAGATCATTGACATGCTTTTTAATCGTTTTATAAAATTCATGAGCATGATAGATGGAGATTTCCATTCTGCCCGGGGTCCGCATGTCTGAGCGAAGCGAGTTTCGGACCCTAGAATGGAAAACTCCAGATAGCATGCCATGAATTTATGAAACGATTAACAGCATGGCAATGATCTATATACTGCCCGTCCCTGTAATGCCTTTGGTGATACTGCATCATCTACACAACCCCAAAAATAGTCGAAAACTATTGTAATAGTAAGGAGCATGAGCATGAAAGAGACAGAACTTAAATTTAATGAACCCTGGATACTTCAAAGGGCAGATCCTTATGTGATCAAGGGAGATGATGGTTGGTACTATTTCACAGCTTCAATTCCTACATATGACAGGATTGCACTCCGAAGATCGAGAACATTGCAAGGTCTAAAAGACGCCGATGAAGTTACTATTTGGACTAAGCATGAGAGCGGACCTATGGGTGATCATATTTGGGCACCTGAACTTCATTATGTCATGGGCAAGTGGTACATCTACTTTGGAGCAGGCGATGCTGAGGATAAATGGCATCTTCGTCCCTATGTTCTTGAATGTCAGGGGCCGGATCCTATTAATGACAAGTGGGTAGAGAAAGGTATACCAAGAGCTGCCAAGGATGATGAGTTCTCATTTAAGGCATTTTCCCTTGATGGAACTGTTTTTGAGAACAAAGGAAGCTGGTACTATGTCTGGGCTGAGAAGGTTGGAGTTGGCAAGCAGATATCGAATCTGTATATAGCACAGCTTGAGAATCCATACACACTTAAGACTGTTCAGGTGCTTTTGACAACACCTGATTATGACTGGGAGAGAGTGGGATTCTGGGTTGATGAGGGACCTGCTGTTATCAAGAGAAATGGACGATTGTTCCTGACATTTTCATCAAGTGAGACAGGAACAGCCTACTGCATAGGTATGCTTACAGCTGATGAAGATAGTGACCTTCTGGATCCAAGATCCTGGGATAAGTCCAGATATCCTGTCCTTAAGTCTGATGCATCAAGGGGGATATACGGCCCTGGTCATAACTCATTCACAGTAGATGAAGATGGCAATGATATCATGGTATATCATGCCCGCACAGAATCTGAAATAACGGGAGATCCTTTGTACAATCCCAATCGCCACGCTATGCTGATGCCTATAAAGTGGGGTGATGACGGAGCACCTGTTTTTTCTTTTGACAACACAATCTGATCTTTATGGGAGAAAGTATGGACAAAGGTATATATAAGCATATGAAAGAGGAAGAATATAGCAATCTGATAGCCTGGTATCCATTTGACGATGAGGATGATCCCGGCAAGGATGCTTCCGGACATGGTCAGCATGCAAAGCTTTGCGGGGATAATGTACCGTATATTAGCAAGGTATGCGGATTTATGGGAGCAGTATTCCAAGGAGGAGAAGGGAAGGGCTCGTCATATTTAGAACTTCCACAAGATCTTCTATCTAAGGCTGATGATATGACAGGTCTATCGATATCAGCATGGATAAAACCTGGTGGCAAGGCTGCCGGATGGGAGAGAGTGTTTGATTTCGGGCATAGCGACAAGGGACCGTATCTGTTTCTCACCAGATCTCTTAGAGGCATATGCTATGCGGATTCTGATCTTCCTGCTGATGCAGGAAAACAGGCACCAAGTGGTGAGTGGACGCATGTAGTTATGAGTATTACTCCGACACAAAACGGAACAGCTTCAAGTGCTGGCCCAAGGCTATATGTTAATGGTGAGCTTGCGGCAGACGGAATCATAAGTCAGACATCAAGTGGCAATTATAAGAAGTTTAGAAGTTTTATGGATATGCTTTCAGAAGGAAGGTTTGATCATAACTATATTGGAAGATCCCAATTTGAAGTTGATCCATATTATGAAGGCGCCATATCTGATCTTAGGATCTACAATAAGTCCTTATCTCAGGAAGAGGTTATAGATCTTCTGTGCCAGAGGCTAAGTGACCAGAAGATTCTGGATATAGCAATAGATAAGTTCTTGAAAAAACCGGCAGATATGATAACAGATCATATAAGTCTCCAGCCATCTTTGATGCAGGACAAGGTATCAGTAAGATGGGATATTAAGCCACAAGGGATCATAGATGATTGTGGAAATCTTAAGTCTATAGATAAGCCTGTAAGACTTGATGTTACAGCTATTTTATCAAGAGGGAATGAGAGAATATCAAGAAGCTTTAGATCTGTTGCTGTTCCAAGAGGTACAGCTCCGTATGAATTTGTAGTTCATACAGATGAAAAGGTGCTTGATATAAGCAGAACCTTGTTCGGTCTGTTTTTTGAAGATATCAATCACAGTGCAGATGGTGGAATATATGCAGAACTTGTCCAGAACAGAAGCTTTGAGAATTTTGCGTTCAATAACTATAATGCATCAAGTACTGAGAACGGCCTGTCAGGTGGAAGAACTTATAAACCACTTGAATACTGGTTTGGAGATACTGATAAGATAGAAGTTTTGGATAAAGGCGGTGTTAGCAGCTTCCTTGGATATAGCAATGATAATAATCCGCATTATATTAGGGCTTTAGAAGATGCCGCTATTATCAACAGAGGCTATTGCAGCGAGAATCATGAGCATGCGATGGCATTTGAAGATAAAGGCATATATCAGTTCTCTATATATGCCAAGTCTGAGAATAGTGCAGCTATAGAAGTGGTACTTCAGGATGATAAGGGAAGAGATGTATCTACAGCTGCAATTATAGATATCCCGGCAGGAGGAACTTGGGATAAATATA
Coding sequences within it:
- the purB gene encoding adenylosuccinate lyase, whose translation is MSTDRYSSPLSERYASPQMQYIFSQDKKFRTWRRLWIALAETEKELGLGITQEQIDEMKEHVDDINYDVAKAREKEVRHDVMSHVYAFGVQCPKAKPIIHLGATSCYVGDNTDIIIMTEGLKLVRKKLVNVIAELSKFADEYKSLPTLGFTHFQPAQPTTVGKRACLWLQDFTYDLEDLDYVLDNMRLLGCKGTTGTQASFLELFEGDLSKVDKLDPMIAEKMGFDKWVSVSGQTYTRKIDVKVVNVLAGIAESATKMAQDIRLLQHLKEVEEPFEKSQIGSSAMAYKRNPMRSERICSLARYVMVDTLNPAITEVSQWFERTLDDSANKRLSVPEGFLATDGILDLCLNVVDGLVVYPKVIEKRLMSELPFMATENIMMDAVKAGGDRQELHERIRELSMEAGKNVKVEGKDNNLLELIAADPAFHMSLEDLQKSMDPSKYVGCSAHQVEKFLAEVVTPILDANKEELGLTAEINV
- a CDS encoding family 43 glycosylhydrolase codes for the protein MKETELKFNEPWILQRADPYVIKGDDGWYYFTASIPTYDRIALRRSRTLQGLKDADEVTIWTKHESGPMGDHIWAPELHYVMGKWYIYFGAGDAEDKWHLRPYVLECQGPDPINDKWVEKGIPRAAKDDEFSFKAFSLDGTVFENKGSWYYVWAEKVGVGKQISNLYIAQLENPYTLKTVQVLLTTPDYDWERVGFWVDEGPAVIKRNGRLFLTFSSSETGTAYCIGMLTADEDSDLLDPRSWDKSRYPVLKSDASRGIYGPGHNSFTVDEDGNDIMVYHARTESEITGDPLYNPNRHAMLMPIKWGDDGAPVFSFDNTI